One part of the Salinivirga cyanobacteriivorans genome encodes these proteins:
- a CDS encoding CHC2 zinc finger domain-containing protein — translation MQIPDIKKQLTIMSVLAHYGIKPDKNDHIKCPFHEDDKPSCKIYTETNTYNCFGCGKTGDVIQFIQDKENCDKHTALKKAAELAGENTEVMGISSGKASVKEAENFAELFKMQKEGLPRSPKAQEYLRNRCLEQLQEVGYNSGVNWKKLKQCITFPLKDKNGNIVSLYGRRITESGGHGYFGDTAPPFRSY, via the coding sequence ATGCAAATCCCCGATATCAAAAAACAGCTGACTATAATGAGCGTTTTGGCGCACTACGGCATTAAACCCGATAAGAACGACCACATTAAATGTCCGTTCCACGAAGACGACAAACCCAGCTGCAAAATTTATACAGAAACCAACACTTACAACTGCTTTGGCTGCGGCAAAACCGGCGATGTGATACAATTTATCCAGGACAAAGAAAATTGCGATAAGCATACAGCGTTAAAAAAAGCTGCAGAACTGGCAGGAGAAAATACTGAAGTTATGGGGATTTCTTCAGGTAAGGCTAGCGTGAAGGAGGCCGAAAACTTTGCCGAACTGTTTAAAATGCAAAAAGAAGGCCTCCCACGCAGCCCCAAAGCACAGGAGTATTTGAGAAATCGCTGCTTAGAACAATTACAAGAAGTTGGCTATAACTCAGGAGTAAACTGGAAAAAACTCAAACAGTGCATCACCTTTCCATTGAAAGACAAAAACGGCAACATCGTAAGCCTGTACGGCAGAAGAATCACAGAAAGTGGCGGGCATGGATATTTCGGTGATACTGCCCCCCCATTTCGGTCATATTGA
- a CDS encoding helix-turn-helix domain-containing protein — protein MDFGDNMMLIRKKKKLSQAALGKMIGTSGDVIGRYERGDIKPSIDVVAKIADALEVSVDYLIGKTSLLLDKETLQRIENISNLKEENKNFIFNLIDMALRDIKAKKAYS, from the coding sequence ATGGATTTTGGCGACAATATGATGCTCATACGCAAAAAGAAAAAGCTCTCACAAGCTGCTTTGGGAAAAATGATTGGCACCTCCGGTGATGTGATCGGAAGGTACGAACGCGGGGACATTAAACCCTCCATTGATGTGGTTGCAAAAATTGCCGATGCACTGGAAGTTTCTGTAGATTACCTGATAGGAAAAACAAGCTTACTCCTCGATAAAGAAACACTGCAACGCATCGAGAATATTTCAAACCTCAAAGAAGAAAACAAAAACTTCATTTTCAACCTGATCGATATGGCGCTCAGGGATATAAAAGCTAAAAAAGCTTATTCGTAA
- the istB gene encoding IS21-like element helper ATPase IstB gives MEQIKQIKQYADKLRLTKLRNNADKMVHQAQIDSPSYLEYTHELLYQEILQRRKNDYERRLKMARLPKSHDLDQYDFNFANGITRPQLKELRELLWMEQNYNVILMGPSGTGKTFLAAGLIYQAITSGYKAYFMTMEDIINTIKMKEMVSSALATYNRLLKAHLIAIDDIMLMPIKKHEAVAFFNLINQLHEQCSIIITTNKSPKQWAETLDDEVLTSALLDRILYRCEVIKLSGSSYRMENRQTIFKEEKS, from the coding sequence ATGGAACAAATCAAACAAATCAAGCAATACGCCGACAAACTCAGGCTGACCAAACTAAGAAACAACGCTGATAAAATGGTGCACCAGGCACAGATCGACAGCCCTTCTTATCTGGAATATACCCATGAACTCCTTTATCAGGAAATCTTACAACGCCGAAAAAACGATTACGAAAGAAGGTTGAAAATGGCGCGCCTTCCTAAATCTCACGACCTTGATCAATATGACTTTAACTTTGCCAATGGCATTACCAGGCCACAATTAAAAGAGCTAAGGGAATTATTGTGGATGGAGCAAAATTACAATGTCATCTTGATGGGTCCCTCAGGTACAGGCAAAACTTTTTTGGCCGCTGGACTTATATATCAAGCAATCACATCGGGATATAAAGCATATTTTATGACCATGGAAGACATTATCAACACCATAAAAATGAAGGAAATGGTATCATCTGCACTGGCCACTTACAATCGTCTTTTAAAAGCTCATTTGATAGCTATTGACGATATTATGCTTATGCCCATTAAAAAGCATGAAGCCGTCGCTTTCTTTAACCTGATCAATCAACTACATGAACAGTGCTCCATAATTATTACCACCAATAAATCGCCTAAACAATGGGCGGAAACCCTCGATGATGAGGTATTAACATCTGCCTTGTTAGACAGGATACTTTACCGCTGTGAAGTAATCAAGCTATCAGGTAGTAGTTATCGCATGGAGAACAGGCAAACCATATTTAAAGAGGAAAAATCATAA
- the istA gene encoding IS21 family transposase, whose protein sequence is MWYKVKELSENGFNKSQISREIGIDRRTVKRYLSMGEEDFHDWIRQGKNLPRKLAAYADFVKDELNEHADLSAAQIEDHLKEKYADDLPEVHSKTVYNFVQMIREKYNIPKPRSESQRDFGQLPQTPYGQEAQVDFGETYMRTVEGNRRKVYFFAILLSRSRHKFVYFQERPFTATDAVYAHFLAFEFFGGIPRKIIYDQDCVFIKDENLGDYKLTHEFNSFVQNQPFKAVFCRKADPQSKGKIENVVGYIKNNFLRGRPFRGISLLNEEGLAWLARTANAKKHTTTHKVPYKEWKIEKQYLLPYKKQQLSHEQTLRSHTVRKNNTVLLHKNSYQLPLGTYKGPGSKVLYSIKEGKVFFYRSSGNNGLITSYDLCIGEGEYLRNTDFRRDKSKTLPQTYAEALERLGNTDKAKFYLELIKSDKSRYYHDNLRAIAKKITGFTQQHIDKGLDYCMECQYYNANSLYQAIIHIANQAEKNSKTKVNIERPQTTKFMEKATIKANTSNINTYEKLF, encoded by the coding sequence ATGTGGTACAAAGTTAAAGAATTATCAGAAAATGGTTTCAATAAAAGCCAGATTTCAAGAGAAATTGGCATTGACCGCCGAACCGTAAAACGCTATTTAAGCATGGGTGAAGAAGATTTCCATGATTGGATACGCCAGGGAAAAAACCTGCCCCGAAAACTTGCAGCTTATGCAGATTTCGTTAAAGATGAACTAAATGAGCATGCAGATTTGTCGGCAGCGCAAATTGAAGATCACTTGAAAGAAAAATACGCAGATGACCTGCCTGAAGTACACAGTAAAACAGTGTATAATTTTGTGCAAATGATCCGTGAAAAGTACAATATTCCCAAACCAAGATCGGAGAGTCAACGGGACTTCGGCCAATTACCACAGACGCCTTACGGACAAGAGGCTCAGGTCGATTTTGGCGAGACTTACATGCGCACTGTCGAAGGCAATCGACGAAAGGTTTATTTCTTTGCAATATTACTTTCCCGTTCACGGCATAAATTTGTTTATTTTCAAGAAAGGCCCTTCACTGCTACTGATGCGGTTTATGCTCATTTTCTTGCATTTGAGTTTTTTGGAGGCATCCCCCGAAAAATAATTTATGACCAGGACTGTGTTTTCATAAAAGATGAAAACCTTGGCGATTATAAGCTGACCCATGAGTTCAACAGTTTTGTACAAAACCAGCCATTTAAAGCTGTTTTTTGTCGGAAAGCTGACCCTCAAAGCAAGGGAAAGATCGAGAATGTGGTCGGTTATATAAAGAACAATTTTTTAAGGGGAAGGCCCTTCAGGGGCATCAGTTTACTCAATGAGGAAGGGCTGGCATGGCTTGCACGAACAGCAAATGCAAAAAAACATACCACTACCCACAAAGTGCCTTATAAAGAATGGAAAATCGAAAAACAATATCTTTTACCTTACAAAAAACAGCAATTGTCACATGAACAAACATTACGGTCGCATACCGTAAGAAAAAACAATACGGTTTTATTGCACAAAAACAGCTACCAGCTTCCCCTTGGCACATACAAAGGGCCTGGTTCAAAGGTACTTTATTCCATAAAAGAAGGGAAAGTATTCTTTTACCGATCCTCCGGGAATAACGGGTTGATCACAAGTTATGACCTGTGCATAGGTGAAGGGGAATACCTGCGCAACACGGACTTTAGGCGCGATAAATCAAAAACACTTCCACAGACTTATGCCGAAGCACTGGAAAGGTTGGGCAATACAGACAAAGCCAAATTTTACCTTGAACTGATCAAAAGCGATAAGTCAAGATACTACCACGACAACCTGCGGGCAATAGCCAAAAAAATCACAGGCTTTACGCAACAGCATATCGATAAAGGCCTTGATTATTGCATGGAATGTCAATATTACAATGCGAACAGTCTCTATCAGGCCATAATCCATATTGCAAACCAAGCAGAAAAGAACAGTAAAACGAAGGTAAACATAGAGCGCCCTCAAACCACTAAATTTATGGAAAAAGCTACTATTAAGGCCAACACAAGCAACATTAATACTTACGAAAAACTATTTTAG
- a CDS encoding CHC2 zinc finger domain-containing protein, whose translation MQIPDIKKQLTIMSVLAHYGIKPDKNDHIKCPFHEDDKPSCKIYTETNTYNCFGCGKTGDVIQFIQDKENCDKHTALKKAAELAGENTEVMGISSGKASVKEAENFAELFNRQKDGLPRSPKAQEYLRNRCLEQLQEVGYNSGVNWKKLKQCITFPLKDKNGNIVSLYGRRIAESNGHNIEFGKHYYTANRKGLYPGYPDANTETLIITEAIIDAASLLHCKDDLQSVSILSAYGTNGLTAERKAAISQLSNLEEIIFFFDGDQAGKEAARKYSEELIKDKACLVSTVPTPDGEDINSLFVNYGKEAILQLIEERQPVVQTQSVGSRTQCHASPKKAATTNVQTHCHASPKEAATEVQPQCLASPLKTDTPNKIIHETPTARYIIKGSLPKTFDRMLVSLDVQHLETAIKYRCRLDLYEEKQARKEASEASEKLDLRSDLVENDLSQLTDLLEEHRDNQLQQTTEENSNDKALSLPEQAKCKAFLKKQNLIEHLNDLIGQSGIVGEENNRLFLFIIGTSHKMPGTLHALIQGSSGSGKTHLLSKIAALMPDERVVKFTRVTENSFYNYDEYYFQGKLVCLEDIDGLKEEALFAWRELISNEQLSSSTSQKDENGNIRSAQRIVRGPMASICATTHGQIYEDNMSRMFIVAVDESSGQTQKIMNYQSKTASGTIEKGQEVEAKEFLQNCIRMLKPLKVINPYADKIKLPPQAHKIRRLHELFLSFVKQVTLINQYQRKRDGQGRVITEPEDLKTAVEIMFDSIFLKVDELDGSLRQFFEQLKAYVLAKENPQNYEFMQREIRHSLNLSKSATHRYLNNLLELEYLSVTGGYQNKGLRYKVSYWDNVVKLREQIKEYLNNQLDKL comes from the coding sequence ATGCAAATCCCCGATATCAAAAAACAGCTGACTATAATGAGCGTTTTGGCGCACTACGGCATTAAACCAGATAAAAACGACCACATCAAATGCCCATTCCACGAAGACGATAAACCCAGCTGCAAAATATATACAGAGACCAACACTTACAACTGCTTTGGCTGCGGCAAAACCGGCGATGTGATACAATTTATCCAGGACAAAGAAAATTGCGATAAGCATACAGCGTTAAAAAAAGCTGCAGAACTGGCAGGAGAAAATACTGAAGTTATGGGGATTTCTTCAGGTAAGGCTAGCGTGAAGGAGGCCGAAAACTTTGCCGAACTATTTAACAGGCAAAAAGACGGCCTCCCACGCAGCCCCAAAGCACAAGAATATTTGAGAAACCGCTGCTTAGAACAATTACAAGAGGTTGGGTACAATAGCGGTGTAAACTGGAAAAAGCTCAAACAGTGCATCACTTTCCCATTGAAAGACAAAAACGGGAATATCGTAAGCCTGTACGGTAGAAGAATAGCGGAGAGCAATGGCCATAACATAGAATTTGGCAAACACTACTACACGGCAAACCGCAAAGGACTTTACCCGGGCTATCCAGACGCTAATACAGAAACGTTAATCATAACCGAAGCGATAATAGATGCAGCTTCACTGCTGCATTGTAAAGACGATCTGCAGAGCGTCTCAATACTAAGCGCCTACGGCACCAACGGCCTAACGGCTGAACGCAAAGCAGCCATAAGTCAATTATCCAATCTGGAGGAAATAATCTTCTTTTTTGATGGCGACCAAGCCGGAAAAGAAGCGGCAAGGAAATACAGCGAAGAACTGATTAAAGACAAGGCATGCCTTGTCTCAACAGTACCAACGCCCGACGGCGAAGACATCAACAGCCTCTTTGTAAACTACGGCAAAGAAGCAATACTGCAATTAATCGAAGAACGACAGCCTGTCGTACAGACGCAATCCGTCGGAAGCCGGACACAGTGCCATGCGTCTCCAAAGAAAGCCGCCACTACCAATGTACAGACGCATTGCCATGCGTCTCCAAAGGAGGCCGCTACCGAAGTACAGCCGCAATGCCTTGCGTCTCCATTAAAAACCGATACCCCAAACAAAATCATCCACGAAACCCCAACCGCCCGTTACATTATCAAAGGCAGCCTGCCGAAAACCTTCGACCGCATGCTGGTAAGTTTAGACGTGCAGCATCTGGAAACCGCCATAAAATACCGTTGCCGTTTGGATTTATACGAAGAAAAACAGGCGCGTAAAGAAGCCAGTGAGGCAAGTGAGAAACTGGATTTACGGAGCGATTTGGTGGAAAACGATTTATCGCAACTAACCGATTTACTGGAAGAGCACAGAGATAACCAACTGCAGCAAACCACCGAAGAAAACTCAAACGACAAAGCTTTAAGCTTACCGGAACAAGCGAAGTGTAAAGCGTTCCTGAAAAAACAAAACTTGATAGAACATCTTAACGATTTGATCGGCCAATCGGGCATCGTAGGCGAAGAGAACAACCGATTGTTTTTGTTCATTATTGGCACGAGCCACAAAATGCCCGGCACGCTGCATGCGCTGATACAAGGCAGTTCGGGCAGCGGAAAGACGCACCTTTTGAGCAAAATAGCCGCTTTAATGCCCGATGAACGAGTAGTGAAATTTACCCGTGTTACGGAAAACAGTTTTTACAACTACGATGAATATTATTTTCAAGGGAAACTGGTTTGTTTGGAAGACATCGATGGGCTGAAAGAAGAAGCCTTGTTTGCCTGGCGCGAGCTGATCAGCAACGAACAGCTCAGCAGCTCCACCAGTCAAAAGGACGAAAACGGAAACATTAGAAGTGCTCAACGAATTGTTAGAGGTCCAATGGCCAGCATCTGCGCCACTACGCACGGACAAATTTACGAGGACAACATGAGCCGTATGTTTATTGTGGCCGTGGATGAAAGCAGCGGGCAAACACAAAAGATTATGAACTACCAAAGCAAAACCGCCAGCGGGACGATAGAAAAAGGGCAGGAAGTTGAAGCAAAGGAATTTTTGCAAAACTGCATCCGCATGTTAAAACCGTTGAAAGTAATCAACCCCTATGCCGACAAGATAAAACTGCCACCCCAAGCCCACAAAATACGGCGCCTGCACGAACTGTTTTTGAGTTTTGTAAAGCAAGTCACCTTAATCAATCAGTATCAGCGCAAGCGAGATGGACAAGGCCGGGTAATCACCGAACCCGAAGACCTGAAAACAGCCGTAGAGATCATGTTCGACAGTATTTTTTTGAAAGTGGACGAGCTGGACGGCTCATTGCGGCAGTTCTTTGAGCAGCTGAAGGCGTATGTTTTGGCAAAAGAAAACCCGCAAAACTATGAATTCATGCAACGGGAAATCCGGCATAGTCTAAACCTTAGTAAATCGGCTACACACCGATATTTAAACAATCTTTTAGAGTTAGAATATCTTTCGGTTACAGGTGGTTATCAAAATAAGGGATTACGTTATAAAGTATCGTATTGGGACAATGTTGTAAAGTTGCGTGAGCAGATTAAAGAATATCTTAACAATCAATTAGATAAGCTCTAA
- a CDS encoding helix-turn-helix domain-containing protein — protein MDFGDNMMLIRKKKKLSQAALGKMIGTSGDVIGRYERGDIKPSIDVVAKIADALEVSVDYLIGKTSLLLDKETLQRIENISNLKEENKNFIFNLIDMALRDIKAKKAYS, from the coding sequence ATGGATTTTGGCGACAATATGATGCTCATACGCAAAAAGAAAAAGCTCTCACAAGCTGCTTTGGGAAAAATGATTGGCACCTCCGGTGATGTGATCGGAAGGTACGAACGCGGGGACATTAAACCCTCCATTGATGTGGTTGCAAAAATTGCCGATGCACTGGAAGTTTCTGTAGATTACCTGATAGGAAAAACAAGCTTACTCCTCGATAAAGAAACACTGCAACGCATCGAGAATATTTCAAACCTCAAAGAAGAAAACAAAAACTTCATTTTCAACCTGATCGATATGGCGCTCAGGGATATAAAAGCTAAAAAAGCGTATTCGTAA